A DNA window from Vigna angularis cultivar LongXiaoDou No.4 chromosome 1, ASM1680809v1, whole genome shotgun sequence contains the following coding sequences:
- the LOC108339094 gene encoding MAPK kinase substrate protein At1g80180 yields MTELQRSVTSFRRQGSSGLVWDDKFITALENQNQNQQGQRELQDVESSARLERSRSDGARPYRTVNVAPASIDPPSPKLATCGFCSVFRKPGPAKSTKAKRRR; encoded by the coding sequence atgaCTGAGTTGCAGAGGTCTGTAACATCATTTAGAAGACAAGGATCTTCAGGGTTGGTGTGGGATGACAAGTTCATCACAGCCCTTGAGAACCAGAATCAGAACCAACAAGGTCAAAGGGAGCTTCAGGATGTCGAATCAAGTGCCAGGTTGGAGCGGAGCAGATCAGATGGAGCACGCCCTTATCGGACGGTCAACGTTGCACCGGCATCCATAGACCCACCTTCTCCCAAGCTAGCAACCTGTGGCTTTTGTTCTGTCTTTCGGAAACCAGGTCCTGCAAAATCCACCAAAGCTAAAAGACGTAGGTGA